In one window of Corynebacterium mycetoides DNA:
- a CDS encoding ATP-dependent DNA helicase UvrD2 — MTIDLSLLDDDQRIGATAPRGPVCILAGAGTGKTRTITYRIAHMIDTSVVSPNKVLAVTFTQRAAGEMRDRLRTLGIGGVQARTFHSAALRQLRYFWPQIAGDLPWRMLDNKFPLVGRAARAAGLDTGKDMVRDLLGEIEWAKASVIGADDYAERVAGTKRTPPADPAKVAQVYRLYEEAKTSPEGMLLDFDDLLLHVAGALENAPAVAEEFRSQYQTFVVDEYQDVTPLQQRVLEGWLGQRDDLTVVGDANQTIYSFTGATPDYLLNFSRTYDHATVVKLQRDYRSTPQVTDLANTVISKATGRAAGTRLELKGMRPPGPAPTFAAHDDEPTEAREVAQAIRGLISAGVPAREIAVLYRINAQSAAFEAALADAGILYQVRGGEGFFHRAEIREAINTLIAAARRQDLPDDPVAVARAAFAPLGLTPREPEGAQARERWQTLSALVDLIEEIVNSREATNLPDVLRSLRQRADAKQPPSVDGVTLASLHAAKGLEWDAVFLVGLVENTLPISHAIKAGDAQIEEERRLFYVGVTRAREHLHMSWSFARQEGGRKSRTRTRFLDGIAPELEVEKSPDRLKRAKNCRVCGNPLDTPAEKSLGRHADCEPEYNEDAFLALKAWRLDVAREAGHPAYMVFSDATLLAIAETMPSSEADLLGISGVGPVKVEKFGHGVLSTLSPFM, encoded by the coding sequence ATGACAATTGATCTCTCGCTTCTCGACGACGACCAGCGCATCGGCGCCACCGCCCCGCGCGGCCCCGTGTGCATTCTGGCGGGCGCGGGCACCGGCAAGACCCGCACCATCACCTACCGCATCGCCCACATGATCGACACGTCTGTGGTTTCACCCAACAAGGTTCTCGCGGTGACGTTTACCCAGCGGGCGGCGGGCGAGATGCGCGACCGCCTGCGCACCCTGGGCATCGGCGGCGTGCAGGCGCGCACCTTCCACTCCGCCGCGCTGCGCCAGCTGCGCTACTTCTGGCCGCAGATCGCCGGGGATTTGCCGTGGCGGATGCTGGACAACAAGTTTCCGCTGGTGGGACGAGCCGCGCGCGCCGCCGGGCTCGACACCGGTAAAGACATGGTGCGCGACCTGCTCGGCGAGATCGAGTGGGCGAAGGCGTCCGTCATCGGCGCCGACGACTACGCCGAGCGGGTAGCCGGCACGAAACGCACGCCTCCGGCGGACCCGGCAAAGGTGGCGCAGGTCTACCGCCTCTACGAGGAGGCGAAGACGAGCCCCGAGGGGATGCTCCTGGATTTCGACGACCTCCTGCTCCACGTCGCCGGCGCGCTGGAAAACGCCCCCGCGGTCGCGGAAGAGTTCCGCAGCCAGTACCAGACCTTCGTGGTGGACGAGTACCAGGACGTGACCCCTCTCCAGCAGCGCGTGCTCGAGGGGTGGCTGGGCCAGCGCGACGACCTCACGGTGGTGGGCGACGCGAACCAGACCATCTACTCTTTCACGGGCGCCACCCCCGACTACCTGCTCAACTTCTCCCGCACGTACGATCACGCCACCGTTGTCAAGCTGCAGCGCGACTACCGCTCGACCCCGCAGGTCACGGATTTGGCGAACACCGTGATCTCCAAGGCGACGGGGCGCGCGGCCGGCACGCGCCTCGAGCTCAAGGGTATGCGCCCGCCTGGCCCCGCGCCCACGTTCGCCGCCCACGACGACGAGCCGACGGAGGCCCGCGAGGTGGCGCAGGCGATCCGCGGGCTTATCAGCGCCGGCGTGCCCGCACGCGAGATCGCCGTGCTCTACCGCATCAACGCCCAGTCCGCCGCGTTCGAAGCGGCGCTGGCGGACGCCGGCATCCTCTACCAGGTGCGGGGAGGGGAGGGGTTCTTCCACCGCGCGGAGATCCGGGAGGCCATCAACACGCTCATCGCCGCCGCCCGCCGGCAGGACTTGCCGGACGACCCGGTCGCCGTCGCGCGCGCGGCCTTCGCCCCGCTCGGCCTCACGCCGCGGGAGCCCGAGGGCGCCCAGGCCCGCGAGCGCTGGCAAACGCTGAGCGCGCTGGTGGATCTGATCGAGGAGATCGTGAACTCGAGGGAGGCCACGAACCTGCCCGACGTGCTGCGCTCGCTGCGCCAGCGGGCCGACGCGAAGCAGCCGCCGAGTGTGGACGGGGTCACACTCGCCAGCCTCCACGCGGCGAAGGGGCTCGAGTGGGACGCGGTGTTCCTCGTCGGGCTGGTGGAAAACACCCTTCCGATCTCGCACGCGATCAAGGCGGGCGACGCGCAGATCGAGGAGGAACGCCGTCTGTTCTACGTCGGCGTCACCCGTGCCCGGGAGCACCTGCACATGTCGTGGTCGTTCGCCCGGCAGGAGGGCGGGCGCAAGTCGCGCACCCGCACCCGGTTCCTCGACGGCATCGCCCCGGAGCTCGAGGTGGAAAAATCCCCCGACCGCCTGAAGCGCGCGAAGAACTGCCGGGTGTGCGGAAATCCGCTGGACACCCCGGCGGAGAAATCCCTCGGACGGCACGCGGACTGCGAACCGGAGTACAACGAGGACGCGTTTCTGGCGCTTAAGGCGTGGCGCCTGGACGTCGCGCGCGAGGCGGGCCACCCCGCCTACATGGTGTTTTCCGACGCCACGCTGCTGGCCATCGCCGAGACGATGCCGTCGTCAGAGGCGGACCTCCTGGGGATCTCGGGGGTCGGGCCCGTCAAGGTGGAGAAGTTCGGCCACGGCGTGCTCAGTACACTGTCACCGTTTATGTAG
- a CDS encoding M48 metallopeptidase family protein has translation MPPEKPEHAVRVIRSARRTRTVQARLVGGVVEVRIPASFSAQQERDAVEEMLARVQRKTSTSHRTDSELTARAERLNREVLAGRARFSTIRWSSRQNLRWGSCTVGTGEIRISDRLKQVPDYVVDAVIVHELAHTIVAEHSPQFWELADQAPQAERAKGYLEAYQRFGR, from the coding sequence ATGCCACCCGAGAAGCCCGAGCACGCCGTGCGGGTGATCCGCTCGGCGCGTCGCACGCGCACCGTGCAGGCCCGGCTCGTCGGCGGAGTTGTCGAGGTGCGGATCCCCGCGAGTTTCAGCGCCCAGCAGGAGCGCGACGCCGTCGAGGAGATGCTCGCCCGCGTGCAACGCAAGACGTCGACGTCCCACCGCACGGACTCCGAGCTCACGGCACGCGCCGAGCGCCTCAACCGGGAGGTGCTCGCCGGGCGGGCTCGCTTCTCGACGATCCGGTGGTCCAGCAGGCAGAACCTCCGCTGGGGGTCCTGCACCGTCGGCACGGGCGAGATCCGCATCAGCGACCGGCTCAAGCAGGTGCCGGATTATGTCGTGGACGCGGTGATCGTCCACGAGCTCGCCCACACTATCGTCGCGGAGCACTCCCCGCAGTTCTGGGAGCTGGCCGACCAGGCCCCGCAGGCCGAGCGCGCCAAGGGCTACCTAGAGGCGTACCAGCGCTTCGGGCGGTAG
- a CDS encoding zinc-dependent metalloprotease has translation MSNGFGFSFPNNDPDDENNENKSDGNGSGNENNPFAAFGFNFGGAGNSNPGNLGDILNQFGQMLSGMGTSFNNRPEGEAVNFDLALRVARQRIKDTSPVPSTDTTAVTESLRLADLWIDNATALPASSARAVAWNAEDWLLNTMPMWKRLVNPVAEHMNRAQLDSMPEQAREMMGPLAGMMNSMNSMNFGMRLGHALGDLAQQALTGTDFGLPVAPSSTAAILPKNAASISNGLGVPSQEVLVYIAAREAARQRLFTHVPWLVERLVSSVEEYAAGLEIDTSHIEEIARSLDLESGDPQQIQEKLGQLQGMDLSPRVTSRNELATSRLETLIALVEGWVDVVVEQALGERIPSTPQLAEAWARRRATGGSAEQAFATIVGIELSAPKVREAAELWRRADNAVGQERRDHVWDHPDFLPTAEHLDNPAAFIDTLLDDSTDTDFDEELAKLEEELRSQDDGDDSEDE, from the coding sequence ATGAGCAACGGATTCGGTTTCTCCTTTCCCAACAACGACCCGGACGACGAGAATAACGAGAACAAGTCGGACGGCAATGGGTCCGGCAACGAAAACAACCCGTTCGCAGCTTTCGGCTTCAACTTCGGCGGCGCGGGCAACAGTAATCCGGGCAACCTGGGCGACATCCTCAACCAGTTCGGCCAGATGCTCTCCGGCATGGGCACGAGCTTTAACAACCGCCCCGAAGGCGAGGCCGTGAACTTCGATCTCGCTCTGCGCGTGGCGCGTCAGCGCATCAAGGACACCTCGCCGGTGCCGTCCACCGACACCACCGCCGTCACCGAATCGCTGCGCCTGGCCGACCTGTGGATTGACAACGCCACCGCGCTGCCGGCCTCCTCTGCCCGGGCCGTGGCATGGAACGCGGAGGACTGGCTGTTAAACACCATGCCGATGTGGAAGCGACTGGTCAATCCCGTTGCGGAGCACATGAACCGGGCGCAGCTGGACTCCATGCCCGAACAGGCACGCGAGATGATGGGTCCGCTTGCCGGGATGATGAACTCCATGAACTCCATGAACTTCGGCATGCGGCTGGGCCACGCGCTCGGGGATTTAGCACAGCAGGCGCTCACCGGCACCGATTTCGGCCTGCCCGTCGCCCCCTCCAGTACCGCGGCCATCCTGCCGAAGAACGCCGCGTCCATCTCCAACGGTCTCGGGGTGCCCAGCCAGGAGGTGCTGGTCTACATCGCCGCCCGCGAGGCCGCCCGCCAGCGGCTGTTCACGCACGTGCCGTGGCTCGTCGAGCGCCTCGTGTCGTCCGTCGAGGAGTACGCGGCCGGTCTCGAGATCGACACCTCCCACATCGAGGAGATCGCCCGCAGCCTCGACCTCGAGTCGGGCGACCCGCAGCAGATTCAGGAGAAGCTCGGGCAGCTCCAGGGCATGGACCTCTCCCCGCGCGTGACCTCCCGCAACGAGCTCGCCACCTCCCGGCTCGAAACGCTGATCGCGCTCGTCGAGGGCTGGGTCGACGTCGTGGTCGAGCAGGCGCTGGGCGAGCGCATCCCGTCGACACCTCAGCTGGCCGAGGCGTGGGCGCGCCGCCGCGCCACTGGCGGGTCTGCCGAGCAGGCGTTTGCCACCATCGTCGGCATCGAGCTCTCGGCGCCAAAGGTGCGCGAGGCGGCCGAGCTGTGGCGCCGCGCCGATAACGCCGTCGGGCAGGAGCGCCGCGACCACGTGTGGGATCACCCCGACTTCCTCCCCACCGCCGAGCACCTGGACAACCCCGCCGCATTCATCGACACGCTTCTCGACGACTCCACCGACACCGACTTCGACGAGGAGCTGGCGAAGCTGGAGGAGGAACTGCGTTCCCAAGACGACGGGGACGACTCCGAGGACGAGTAG
- a CDS encoding YlbL family protein has protein sequence MRHRRWSTLVWGAIPVGALALALSVDHIPFTDVSLTVPYAAQGPGPTFNTLAEIDGTPVVDVEGVETDSTEGNLNMTTVSVRTNMTLAQALGRWLGAGDTLVPLQQVVPPDVSEEEFNHFNEAAFVASEASATVAAMNFLGLPTTVVVHDVVPESAAAGVLEQGDVIVAVDGAAVTKPGEVQEAVLAKAPGDSVTIRVERDGRTRESEVTLGAAADSDTTPQLGILMTSEPAGGISVTYNLNDVGGPSAGLMFSLAVIDKLSPGALNGGHFVAGTGTIAEDGEVGPIGGIGHKIEGARDAGAELFLAPEGNCAEAATADAGDMVVASVATLDDAVAAMEDFSSGRDVRTCS, from the coding sequence GTGCGCCACCGGCGCTGGAGCACACTCGTCTGGGGGGCGATTCCGGTGGGTGCGCTGGCGCTCGCTCTGTCCGTGGACCATATCCCGTTTACGGATGTCTCCCTCACCGTGCCGTACGCGGCGCAGGGGCCGGGCCCGACGTTTAACACTCTGGCGGAGATCGACGGCACCCCGGTGGTGGACGTCGAGGGGGTGGAGACGGACAGCACCGAGGGAAACCTCAACATGACCACGGTGTCCGTGCGGACCAACATGACGTTGGCGCAAGCGCTGGGCCGATGGCTGGGCGCGGGAGACACGCTCGTCCCGCTGCAGCAGGTCGTGCCGCCGGACGTCTCCGAGGAAGAGTTCAATCACTTCAACGAGGCCGCCTTCGTCGCGTCTGAGGCATCCGCGACCGTGGCGGCGATGAACTTCCTGGGGTTGCCCACCACCGTGGTCGTGCACGACGTCGTCCCGGAGTCCGCCGCGGCGGGGGTCTTGGAGCAGGGCGACGTCATCGTCGCCGTCGACGGTGCGGCGGTGACGAAGCCGGGGGAGGTGCAGGAGGCGGTGCTGGCGAAGGCACCAGGGGACTCCGTCACCATCCGCGTCGAGCGCGACGGGCGGACCCGGGAGTCGGAGGTGACGCTGGGCGCGGCCGCGGACAGTGACACGACGCCCCAGCTGGGGATCTTGATGACGTCCGAGCCCGCGGGCGGCATTTCGGTGACATACAACCTCAACGACGTCGGCGGACCCAGCGCGGGTCTGATGTTCTCCCTGGCCGTGATCGACAAGCTGTCACCGGGTGCCCTCAACGGCGGCCATTTCGTCGCGGGCACGGGGACGATCGCGGAGGACGGCGAGGTCGGGCCCATCGGCGGCATCGGGCACAAGATCGAGGGCGCGCGCGATGCCGGCGCCGAACTCTTCCTCGCCCCGGAGGGCAATTGCGCGGAGGCCGCGACGGCGGACGCCGGGGACATGGTCGTGGCCAGTGTCGCCACGCTTGACGACGCCGTCGCCGCCATGGAGGACTTCAGCTCCGGCCGCGACGTGCGCACCTGCAGTTAG
- a CDS encoding PPA1309 family protein, with protein sequence MFEQQALNKAMMEAVEFVHAEGWDAGPTLFALVPTTLLIDQLDPDASDSPLTLVVQDLPETILPGSEELAEYVARLAWPREVEGVVLAQEISFVDSSAPADGPRPARLFSGVLRDDDLELTLLQLRPSEEELEERGPFAQDDIDLRGGPGVAPNVTAALRYGLEQEPDDDALG encoded by the coding sequence ATGTTCGAGCAGCAGGCGCTGAACAAGGCGATGATGGAGGCCGTGGAGTTCGTCCACGCCGAAGGGTGGGATGCGGGCCCCACCCTGTTCGCACTTGTCCCCACCACCCTGTTGATCGACCAGCTCGACCCCGACGCCAGCGACTCCCCCCTCACGCTCGTCGTGCAGGACCTGCCCGAAACTATCCTGCCCGGCTCGGAGGAGCTCGCCGAATACGTCGCCCGTCTCGCGTGGCCGCGCGAGGTCGAAGGAGTCGTGCTCGCCCAGGAGATCTCGTTTGTCGACTCCTCCGCCCCCGCCGACGGCCCCCGCCCGGCGCGGCTTTTCTCCGGCGTCTTGCGTGACGACGACCTGGAGCTCACGCTTCTCCAGCTCCGCCCCAGCGAGGAGGAGCTGGAAGAGCGCGGCCCATTCGCGCAAGACGACATCGATCTGCGCGGTGGCCCCGGCGTAGCGCCCAACGTCACCGCCGCCCTGCGCTACGGCCTAGAGCAGGAGCCCGACGACGATGCGCTGGGGTAG
- a CDS encoding UPF0182 family protein produces MATRLTQPQPGAKKNRSGLVATLTVLGVILFLVPLGVGIYTDWLWYGNLGFRGVFSKVLVTRIVLFLLFAVLGGVVAYAAAMFAWRNRPQGAREALAADPTSPTAQYRAQIESGVRSLLVWVPLIVAAFSGLAGQRAWRTVMLWLNGDSFGINDPQFGRDLGFYAFALPGISMIVNMGSTLLVVAFLVGLVAHYLLGGIRIGSNVAGARGYISRAARIQLAVTAGLWMLLKALTYWLERYTLLYQENDIFTGASYTAINASLPAKIVLMVIAVIVAAAFFASIVFKDFRIPVLATVLMLVSSLVVGSVWPALLEQFSVKPNRQAKEFEYIGRNIDATRYAYGLSDDHVTYLDNWGAEDVSDEQVASDEATIANIRLLDPDIIAPTFTQNQQLRNFYGFPDTLAMDRYEVDGEMRDFVVAARELDPNALRENQRDWINRHTVYTHGNGFIAAQANTVDEAAQDAGSTRGGLPIFTVSDLQTNAIAAQSDEAEQLGIKVDEPRIYFGPVIASADDGLDYAIVGDNGQGPVEYDTDNASYTYQGEGGVNLGNWFNRAAYALKYQELNFILSDRVGPSSEILYDRDPRERVERVAPWLTTDSTTYPAVIDGQVKWIVDGYTTLSQLPYSTRTSMEDTTQDALNPDGTTQRLVNNNLGYIHNSVKATVDAYDGTVELYAFDEEDPVLKAWMGVFPGSVKPASEISDSLREHLRYPEDLFKVQRELLARYHVDDPGVFFNNDAFWSVPNDPTAPEGRQELNQPPYYIVASDPETKEPSFQLITPFRGLNREFLSAHMTVASDPENYGNITVRVLPTNTQTQGPKQAQDALMSSDQVARDRTLWEGTNDMQYGNLLTLPVGGGEILYVEPVYSQRKDQESAFPKLLRVLVFYQGRVGYAPTISQALSQVGIDSAAAQDIDIVGEDSAAIRDAQDQASPTAPGATDAGGGSADEALRGIDTALRDLDNARDGSFEEYGAALDALDRAVQEYQRLNQ; encoded by the coding sequence TTGGCTACCCGCCTAACACAGCCGCAGCCAGGCGCGAAAAAGAACAGATCAGGGCTCGTGGCAACGCTCACGGTCCTTGGTGTGATTCTGTTTCTGGTCCCTCTCGGGGTCGGAATCTACACGGACTGGCTCTGGTACGGGAACCTTGGTTTCCGCGGAGTGTTCAGCAAGGTGCTTGTCACCCGCATCGTCTTATTCCTCTTGTTTGCGGTCCTCGGCGGGGTGGTGGCGTACGCGGCGGCGATGTTCGCGTGGCGCAACCGGCCCCAGGGGGCGCGGGAGGCGCTGGCCGCCGACCCCACGTCGCCGACGGCGCAGTACCGCGCGCAGATCGAGTCCGGGGTCCGCTCGCTGCTCGTGTGGGTTCCGCTGATCGTCGCCGCTTTCTCCGGCCTCGCGGGCCAGAGGGCGTGGCGCACGGTGATGCTGTGGCTCAACGGCGACAGCTTCGGTATCAATGACCCGCAGTTCGGCCGCGACCTCGGCTTCTACGCCTTCGCGCTGCCGGGCATCTCGATGATTGTGAATATGGGGTCGACGCTTCTCGTCGTCGCGTTCCTCGTCGGCCTGGTGGCCCACTACCTGCTTGGCGGGATCCGCATCGGCTCCAACGTCGCCGGCGCGCGCGGCTACATCTCGCGCGCCGCGCGGATTCAGCTGGCCGTGACGGCGGGCCTGTGGATGCTGCTCAAGGCGCTCACGTACTGGCTGGAGCGCTACACGCTGCTCTACCAAGAAAACGACATCTTTACCGGCGCGTCCTACACGGCGATCAACGCCTCCCTCCCCGCCAAAATCGTGCTGATGGTCATCGCGGTCATTGTCGCCGCGGCGTTCTTCGCCTCCATCGTGTTCAAGGACTTCCGCATCCCGGTGCTGGCCACCGTGCTCATGCTGGTGTCCTCGCTGGTGGTCGGCAGCGTGTGGCCGGCCCTACTCGAGCAGTTCTCGGTCAAGCCGAACCGCCAGGCCAAAGAGTTCGAGTACATCGGCCGCAACATCGATGCCACCCGTTACGCCTACGGGCTTAGCGACGACCACGTGACGTACCTCGACAACTGGGGCGCCGAAGACGTCTCGGATGAGCAGGTGGCCAGCGACGAGGCGACGATCGCTAACATCCGACTGCTCGACCCGGACATCATCGCGCCGACGTTCACCCAGAACCAGCAGCTGCGCAACTTCTACGGGTTCCCGGACACCTTGGCAATGGACCGCTACGAGGTCGACGGCGAGATGCGCGACTTCGTCGTTGCCGCCCGTGAGCTGGACCCGAACGCGCTTCGGGAAAACCAGCGCGACTGGATTAACCGCCACACCGTCTACACCCACGGCAACGGGTTTATCGCGGCGCAGGCCAACACGGTGGACGAGGCCGCCCAGGACGCTGGCTCGACCCGCGGCGGGCTGCCCATCTTCACGGTGTCGGATCTGCAGACCAACGCGATCGCGGCGCAGAGCGACGAGGCGGAGCAGCTCGGCATCAAGGTCGACGAGCCGCGCATCTACTTCGGCCCCGTGATCGCCTCCGCCGACGACGGCCTGGACTACGCCATCGTCGGCGATAACGGACAGGGCCCGGTCGAGTACGACACGGACAACGCCAGCTACACCTACCAGGGCGAGGGTGGCGTGAACTTGGGCAACTGGTTTAACCGCGCCGCCTACGCGCTGAAGTACCAGGAGCTCAACTTCATCCTGTCGGATCGTGTCGGTCCTTCCTCGGAGATCCTCTACGACCGTGATCCGCGCGAGCGCGTCGAGCGAGTCGCCCCGTGGCTGACCACCGATTCCACCACCTACCCGGCGGTGATCGACGGCCAGGTGAAGTGGATCGTGGACGGCTACACCACCCTGTCCCAGCTGCCGTACTCCACCCGCACGTCGATGGAGGATACGACGCAGGACGCGCTCAACCCCGACGGGACGACGCAGCGGCTGGTGAACAACAACCTGGGCTACATCCACAACTCCGTCAAGGCGACGGTGGACGCGTACGACGGCACGGTGGAGCTGTACGCGTTCGACGAGGAAGACCCCGTGCTCAAGGCGTGGATGGGCGTTTTCCCGGGCTCGGTGAAGCCGGCTAGTGAAATCTCCGACTCGCTGCGCGAGCACCTGCGCTACCCCGAGGACCTGTTTAAGGTGCAGCGCGAGCTGCTCGCCCGCTACCATGTCGACGACCCGGGCGTGTTCTTCAACAACGACGCCTTCTGGTCCGTGCCCAACGACCCGACCGCGCCCGAGGGCCGCCAGGAGCTCAACCAGCCCCCTTACTACATCGTCGCCTCCGACCCAGAGACGAAAGAGCCGTCGTTCCAGCTGATCACGCCGTTCCGCGGCCTCAACCGCGAGTTCCTCTCGGCGCACATGACCGTGGCGTCCGACCCCGAGAACTACGGCAACATCACCGTGCGCGTGCTACCCACGAACACGCAGACGCAGGGCCCGAAACAGGCGCAGGACGCGTTGATGTCGTCCGACCAGGTGGCGCGTGACCGCACGCTGTGGGAGGGCACCAACGACATGCAGTACGGCAACTTGCTCACGCTGCCCGTCGGCGGCGGTGAGATCCTGTACGTCGAGCCCGTGTACTCGCAGCGTAAGGACCAGGAATCGGCGTTCCCCAAGCTGCTGCGCGTGCTCGTGTTCTACCAGGGCCGGGTGGGCTACGCCCCGACGATTTCGCAGGCGCTGAGCCAGGTTGGCATCGATTCCGCCGCGGCCCAGGACATTGATATCGTGGGCGAGGACTCCGCCGCCATCCGGGATGCGCAGGACCAGGCGTCCCCGACGGCACCGGGCGCTACGGACGCCGGTGGCGGAAGCGCTGACGAGGCCCTGAGGGGCATCGACACGGCGCTGAGGGATCTGGACAACGCGCGCGACGGCTCCTTCGAGGAGTACGGCGCGGCGCTTGACGCGCTCGACCGGGCAGTGCAGGAATACCAGCGCCTGAACCAGTAG
- a CDS encoding IS256 family transposase: protein MTTVSPKKGHDPARVNEISEKLMENPELASLISELSTSADDASDLVKGLLQASINAGLQAEMDAHLGYGHSDRKTKAQVEPTHGGNHRNGSYTKTVNSGYGAVEVTVPRDRAGTFTPKMVPKGARRLTELDDMIVSLYAGGMTVRDIQHHLATTLGVDVSPDTISTITDAVLDEVMIWQNRQLDEFYPVIFLDALRVKIRDGHRVVNKACYMAVGIDIDGIKHILGLWIAENEGAAFWASVCADLANRGVQDVFIVCCDGLKGLPEAVEATWPNSMVQTCIVHLIRAANRWVSYQDRKSVSRALREVYTAANEDTARASLDAFEASELGQKYPQSVKVWRDAWERFIPFLQFPPAARRVLYTTNSIESLNAELRKATRNRGQFPNDTAALKTLWLMICNIEDKRAAQRAKKAKRDIECNGYIEGAKATGWKQAINQLAVAYPDRFADYL from the coding sequence ATGACTACGGTGTCACCGAAGAAAGGCCATGACCCGGCGAGGGTCAACGAGATCAGCGAGAAGCTGATGGAAAATCCTGAGCTCGCCAGCTTGATCAGCGAGCTGTCGACGTCCGCTGATGATGCCAGCGACCTGGTCAAAGGCCTGTTGCAGGCATCGATCAACGCTGGTCTGCAGGCGGAAATGGATGCGCATTTGGGCTACGGACATTCCGACCGTAAAACCAAAGCCCAGGTTGAACCCACACACGGCGGCAATCACCGCAACGGGTCGTACACCAAGACCGTCAACTCTGGCTATGGCGCAGTGGAAGTGACCGTGCCCAGGGATCGTGCCGGCACGTTTACCCCGAAGATGGTGCCCAAGGGAGCACGCCGGCTGACAGAGCTCGACGACATGATCGTCTCGCTGTATGCCGGTGGGATGACGGTGCGCGATATTCAGCACCATCTCGCAACCACGCTTGGGGTGGATGTGAGCCCGGATACGATCAGCACGATTACCGATGCGGTGTTAGACGAGGTCATGATCTGGCAGAACCGCCAGCTCGACGAGTTTTACCCGGTGATCTTCCTCGACGCGCTACGCGTGAAAATCCGTGACGGTCACCGCGTCGTCAACAAAGCCTGCTACATGGCTGTTGGCATCGACATCGACGGCATCAAGCACATCTTGGGATTGTGGATCGCTGAAAATGAAGGCGCCGCATTCTGGGCATCGGTGTGCGCGGATCTGGCCAACCGCGGTGTCCAAGACGTGTTCATCGTCTGTTGCGACGGGCTGAAAGGCCTGCCGGAAGCCGTGGAGGCAACCTGGCCAAATTCCATGGTGCAGACCTGCATCGTGCACCTGATTCGGGCTGCGAACCGGTGGGTGTCCTACCAGGACCGCAAATCTGTCTCCCGGGCGCTGCGTGAGGTCTACACGGCCGCAAACGAGGACACCGCCCGTGCCAGCCTTGATGCCTTCGAGGCCTCAGAGTTGGGCCAGAAATACCCGCAGTCGGTCAAAGTCTGGCGCGACGCCTGGGAGCGGTTCATACCGTTTCTGCAGTTCCCGCCTGCGGCACGGCGGGTGCTCTACACCACCAACTCGATCGAATCACTCAACGCTGAGCTGCGTAAAGCTACTCGTAACCGGGGCCAATTCCCGAACGATACTGCGGCGCTGAAGACGCTGTGGCTGATGATCTGCAATATCGAGGACAAGCGCGCTGCCCAGCGAGCGAAGAAAGCGAAACGTGACATCGAATGCAACGGCTATATTGAAGGAGCGAAAGCCACCGGGTGGAAACAAGCCATCAACCAACTAGCCGTGGCGTACCCTGACCGATTCGCGGATTACTTGTAA